The following proteins are encoded in a genomic region of Vulpes vulpes isolate BD-2025 chromosome X, VulVul3, whole genome shotgun sequence:
- the CXHXorf38 gene encoding uncharacterized protein CXorf38 homolog isoform X1: MVLSELAARLNCTEYKNWVKAGHCLLLLRGCLQGFVAREVLTFHRGLLAATPSLGPRAACRSGSRCSPRARQFQPQCQVCAEWKREILKHHTNRNGDVHWGNCQPRRWPVDAWEVAKAFMPRGLTDKTGPEECDAVALLSLINSCDHFTVDRKKVTEVIKCRNEIMHSSEMKVSSLWLRDFQMKIQNFLNEFKNIPEIVAAYTRIEQLLTSDWAVHIPAEDQRDGCEYETGVYLSESQVNEIEMELLKEKLQEICLQAQEQDVLPEEILNQLEVVKEFLRNNEDLQNGLIEDIQKLDSLHLQHQKPDSEEPGAQAPKEKA, from the exons ATGGTGCTGTCTGAGCTGGCCGCGCGCCTCAACTGCACCGAGTACAAGAACTGGGTGAAGGCGGGCCActgcctgctgctgctgcgcGGCTGCCTGCAGGGCTTCGTCGCCCGCGAGGTACTCACCTTCCATCGCGGTCTGCTCGCCGCCACTCCCAGCCTGGGCCCCCGCGCCGCCTGCCGCAGCGGCTCACGGTGTAGCCCGCGGGCCCGCCAG TTTCAGCCTCAGTGTCAGGTATGCGCGGAGTGGAAACGGGAGATTTTGAAACACCACACCAACAGGAATGGAGACGTCCACTGGGGGAACTGCCAGCCGCGCCGCTGGCCCGTTGATGCCTGGGAGGTGGCCAAG GCCTTCATGCCCCGAGGACTGACGGACAAAACAGGCCCTGAGGAATGTGATGCCGTTGCTCTTTTAAGTCTCATCAACTCCTGCGATCACTTCACAGTTGATCGAAAGAAAGTCACAGAG GTGATTAAGTGTCGTAACGAGATCATGCATTCTTCAGAGATGAAAGTGTCTTCTCTGTGGCTTCGAGATTTTCAGATGAAGATCCAAAATTTCCTGAATGAATTCAAGAATATCCCAGAGATTGTGGCAGCGTACACTAGAATAGAACAG CTGTTGACATCTGACTGGGCTGTTCACATCCCTGCAGAAGATCAGCGAGATGGCTGTGAATATGAAACAGGAGTTTACCTGAGTGAGAGCCAAGTCAACgaaatagaaatggaattactaAAGGAAAAACTTCAAGAGATCTGTCTTCAAGCACAAGAACAAGACGTGTTGCCTgaagag ATCTTAAATCAACTGGAAGTGGTGAAAGAATTTCTGAGAAACAATGAGGATCTTCAAAATGGTCTTATAGAAGATATTCAGAAACTAGACAGCCTCCATCTCCAGCATCAAAAACCAGATTCAGAGGAACCTGGGGCCCAGGCACCCAAAGAGAAGGCCTGA
- the CXHXorf38 gene encoding uncharacterized protein CXorf38 homolog isoform X4, which yields MPRGLTDKTGPEECDAVALLSLINSCDHFTVDRKKVTEVIKCRNEIMHSSEMKVSSLWLRDFQMKIQNFLNEFKNIPEIVAAYTRIEQLLTSDWAVHIPAEDQRDGCEYETGVYLSESQVNEIEMELLKEKLQEICLQAQEQDVLPEEILNQLEVVKEFLRNNEDLQNGLIEDIQKLDSLHLQHQKPDSEEPGAQAPKEKA from the exons ATGCCCCGAGGACTGACGGACAAAACAGGCCCTGAGGAATGTGATGCCGTTGCTCTTTTAAGTCTCATCAACTCCTGCGATCACTTCACAGTTGATCGAAAGAAAGTCACAGAG GTGATTAAGTGTCGTAACGAGATCATGCATTCTTCAGAGATGAAAGTGTCTTCTCTGTGGCTTCGAGATTTTCAGATGAAGATCCAAAATTTCCTGAATGAATTCAAGAATATCCCAGAGATTGTGGCAGCGTACACTAGAATAGAACAG CTGTTGACATCTGACTGGGCTGTTCACATCCCTGCAGAAGATCAGCGAGATGGCTGTGAATATGAAACAGGAGTTTACCTGAGTGAGAGCCAAGTCAACgaaatagaaatggaattactaAAGGAAAAACTTCAAGAGATCTGTCTTCAAGCACAAGAACAAGACGTGTTGCCTgaagag ATCTTAAATCAACTGGAAGTGGTGAAAGAATTTCTGAGAAACAATGAGGATCTTCAAAATGGTCTTATAGAAGATATTCAGAAACTAGACAGCCTCCATCTCCAGCATCAAAAACCAGATTCAGAGGAACCTGGGGCCCAGGCACCCAAAGAGAAGGCCTGA
- the CXHXorf38 gene encoding uncharacterized protein CXorf38 homolog isoform X3, producing the protein MVLSELAARLNCTEYKNWVKAGHCLLLLRGCLQGFVAREVLTFHRGLLAATPSLGPRAACRSGSRCSPRARQFQPQCQVCAEWKREILKHHTNRNGDVHWGNCQPRRWPVDAWEVAKAFMPRGLTDKTGPEECDAVALLSLINSCDHFTVDRKKVTEVIKCRNEIMHSSEMKVSSLWLRDFQMKIQNFLNEFKNIPEIVAAYTRIEQLLTSDWAVHIPAEDQRDGCEYETGVYLSESQVNEIEMELLKEKLQEICLQAQEQDVLPEEMML; encoded by the exons ATGGTGCTGTCTGAGCTGGCCGCGCGCCTCAACTGCACCGAGTACAAGAACTGGGTGAAGGCGGGCCActgcctgctgctgctgcgcGGCTGCCTGCAGGGCTTCGTCGCCCGCGAGGTACTCACCTTCCATCGCGGTCTGCTCGCCGCCACTCCCAGCCTGGGCCCCCGCGCCGCCTGCCGCAGCGGCTCACGGTGTAGCCCGCGGGCCCGCCAG TTTCAGCCTCAGTGTCAGGTATGCGCGGAGTGGAAACGGGAGATTTTGAAACACCACACCAACAGGAATGGAGACGTCCACTGGGGGAACTGCCAGCCGCGCCGCTGGCCCGTTGATGCCTGGGAGGTGGCCAAG GCCTTCATGCCCCGAGGACTGACGGACAAAACAGGCCCTGAGGAATGTGATGCCGTTGCTCTTTTAAGTCTCATCAACTCCTGCGATCACTTCACAGTTGATCGAAAGAAAGTCACAGAG GTGATTAAGTGTCGTAACGAGATCATGCATTCTTCAGAGATGAAAGTGTCTTCTCTGTGGCTTCGAGATTTTCAGATGAAGATCCAAAATTTCCTGAATGAATTCAAGAATATCCCAGAGATTGTGGCAGCGTACACTAGAATAGAACAG CTGTTGACATCTGACTGGGCTGTTCACATCCCTGCAGAAGATCAGCGAGATGGCTGTGAATATGAAACAGGAGTTTACCTGAGTGAGAGCCAAGTCAACgaaatagaaatggaattactaAAGGAAAAACTTCAAGAGATCTGTCTTCAAGCACAAGAACAAGACGTGTTGCCTgaagag
- the CXHXorf38 gene encoding uncharacterized protein CXorf38 homolog isoform X2, which translates to MVLSELAARLNCTEYKNWVKAGHCLLLLRGCLQGFVAREFQPQCQVCAEWKREILKHHTNRNGDVHWGNCQPRRWPVDAWEVAKAFMPRGLTDKTGPEECDAVALLSLINSCDHFTVDRKKVTEVIKCRNEIMHSSEMKVSSLWLRDFQMKIQNFLNEFKNIPEIVAAYTRIEQLLTSDWAVHIPAEDQRDGCEYETGVYLSESQVNEIEMELLKEKLQEICLQAQEQDVLPEEILNQLEVVKEFLRNNEDLQNGLIEDIQKLDSLHLQHQKPDSEEPGAQAPKEKA; encoded by the exons ATGGTGCTGTCTGAGCTGGCCGCGCGCCTCAACTGCACCGAGTACAAGAACTGGGTGAAGGCGGGCCActgcctgctgctgctgcgcGGCTGCCTGCAGGGCTTCGTCGCCCGCGAG TTTCAGCCTCAGTGTCAGGTATGCGCGGAGTGGAAACGGGAGATTTTGAAACACCACACCAACAGGAATGGAGACGTCCACTGGGGGAACTGCCAGCCGCGCCGCTGGCCCGTTGATGCCTGGGAGGTGGCCAAG GCCTTCATGCCCCGAGGACTGACGGACAAAACAGGCCCTGAGGAATGTGATGCCGTTGCTCTTTTAAGTCTCATCAACTCCTGCGATCACTTCACAGTTGATCGAAAGAAAGTCACAGAG GTGATTAAGTGTCGTAACGAGATCATGCATTCTTCAGAGATGAAAGTGTCTTCTCTGTGGCTTCGAGATTTTCAGATGAAGATCCAAAATTTCCTGAATGAATTCAAGAATATCCCAGAGATTGTGGCAGCGTACACTAGAATAGAACAG CTGTTGACATCTGACTGGGCTGTTCACATCCCTGCAGAAGATCAGCGAGATGGCTGTGAATATGAAACAGGAGTTTACCTGAGTGAGAGCCAAGTCAACgaaatagaaatggaattactaAAGGAAAAACTTCAAGAGATCTGTCTTCAAGCACAAGAACAAGACGTGTTGCCTgaagag ATCTTAAATCAACTGGAAGTGGTGAAAGAATTTCTGAGAAACAATGAGGATCTTCAAAATGGTCTTATAGAAGATATTCAGAAACTAGACAGCCTCCATCTCCAGCATCAAAAACCAGATTCAGAGGAACCTGGGGCCCAGGCACCCAAAGAGAAGGCCTGA